From Streptomyces sp. NBC_00370, a single genomic window includes:
- a CDS encoding ATP-dependent Clp protease ATP-binding subunit, with the protein MFERFTDRARRVVVLAQEEARMLNHNYIGTEHILLGLIHEGEGVAAKALESLGISLEAVRQQVEEIIGQGQQAPSGHIPFTPRAKKVLELSLREALQLGHNYIGTEHILLGLIREGEGVAAQVLVKLGADLNRVRQQVIQLLSGYQGKEAATAGGPAEGTPSTSLVLDQFGRNLTQAARESKLDPVIGREKEIERVMQVLSRRTKNNPVLIGEPGVGKTAVVEGLAQAIVKGEVPETLKDKHLYTLDLGALVAGSRYRGDFEERLKKVLKEIRTRGDIILFIDELHTLVGAGAAEGAIDAASILKPMLARGELQTIGATTLDEYRKHLEKDAALERRFQPIQVAEPSLPHTIEILKGLRDRYEAHHRVSITDSALVAAATLADRYISDRFLPDKAIDLIDEAGSRMRIRRMTAPPDLREFDEKIAGVRRDKESAIDSQDFEKAASLRDKEKQLLAAKTKREKEWKAGDMDVVAEVDEELIAEVLATATGIPVFKLTEEESSRLLRMEDELHKRVIGQKDAIKALSQAIRRTRAGLKDPKRPGGSFIFAGPSGVGKTELSKTLAEFLFGDEDALISLDMSEFSEKHTVSRLFGSPPGYVGYEEGGQLTEKVRRKPFSVVLFDEVEKAHPDIFNSLLQVLEDGRLTDSQGRVVDFKNTVIIMTTNLGTRDISKGFNLGFAAQGDTKSNYERMKNKVNEELKQHFRPEFLNRVDDTIVFHQLTEEDIIQIVDLEVAKVDERLKDRDMGLELSPAAKSLLAKKGYDPVLGARPLRRTIQREIEDSLSEKILFGELRPGHIVVVGAEGEGEAEKFTFRGEEKSALPDAPPIEQAAGGAGPNLTKEA; encoded by the coding sequence ATGTTCGAGAGGTTCACCGACCGCGCGCGGCGGGTTGTCGTCCTGGCTCAGGAAGAAGCCCGGATGCTCAACCACAACTACATCGGCACCGAGCACATCCTCCTGGGCCTGATCCACGAGGGTGAGGGTGTCGCCGCTAAGGCCCTGGAGAGCCTCGGGATTTCGCTCGAGGCGGTCCGCCAGCAGGTGGAGGAGATCATCGGTCAGGGCCAGCAGGCCCCGTCCGGGCACATCCCCTTCACCCCCCGTGCCAAGAAGGTCCTGGAGCTGTCGCTCCGCGAGGCCCTTCAGCTGGGCCACAACTACATCGGCACGGAGCACATCCTGCTCGGCCTGATCCGCGAGGGCGAGGGCGTCGCAGCCCAGGTCCTCGTGAAGCTGGGCGCCGATCTCAACCGGGTGCGGCAGCAGGTCATCCAGCTGCTCTCCGGATACCAGGGCAAAGAGGCCGCCACAGCCGGCGGTCCTGCCGAGGGCACGCCCTCCACGTCCCTGGTCCTCGACCAGTTCGGCCGGAATCTCACCCAGGCCGCTCGTGAGTCCAAGCTCGACCCGGTCATCGGGCGCGAGAAGGAGATCGAGCGGGTCATGCAGGTGCTGTCCCGCCGTACGAAGAACAACCCCGTGCTCATCGGCGAGCCCGGCGTCGGCAAGACGGCGGTCGTCGAAGGCCTCGCACAGGCCATCGTCAAGGGCGAGGTGCCCGAGACCCTGAAGGACAAGCACCTCTACACGCTGGACCTCGGCGCGCTGGTGGCGGGCTCCCGCTACCGCGGTGACTTCGAGGAGCGGCTGAAGAAGGTCCTCAAGGAGATCCGCACCCGCGGCGACATCATCCTGTTCATCGACGAGCTCCACACCCTGGTGGGTGCGGGCGCCGCCGAGGGCGCGATCGACGCCGCCTCGATCCTGAAGCCGATGCTGGCCCGTGGCGAGCTGCAGACGATCGGTGCCACGACGCTCGACGAGTACCGCAAGCACCTGGAGAAGGACGCGGCCCTTGAGCGCCGTTTCCAGCCGATCCAGGTGGCCGAGCCGTCGCTGCCGCACACGATCGAGATCCTCAAGGGTCTGCGCGACCGTTACGAGGCGCACCACCGCGTGTCCATCACGGACTCCGCGCTGGTCGCCGCCGCGACGCTGGCCGACCGGTACATCTCGGACCGCTTCCTGCCGGACAAGGCGATCGACCTGATCGACGAGGCCGGCTCCCGGATGCGTATCCGCCGGATGACCGCGCCGCCGGACCTCCGCGAGTTCGACGAGAAGATCGCGGGCGTGCGCCGCGACAAGGAGTCGGCGATCGACTCCCAGGACTTCGAGAAGGCAGCCTCTCTCCGCGACAAGGAGAAGCAGCTGCTGGCGGCGAAGACCAAGCGCGAGAAGGAGTGGAAGGCCGGCGACATGGACGTCGTCGCCGAGGTGGACGAGGAGCTGATCGCCGAGGTCCTGGCGACGGCCACCGGCATCCCGGTCTTCAAGCTCACCGAGGAGGAGTCCTCGCGGCTGCTCCGCATGGAGGACGAGCTCCACAAGCGCGTCATCGGCCAGAAGGACGCCATCAAGGCGCTCTCGCAGGCCATCCGCCGTACGCGAGCGGGTCTGAAGGACCCGAAGCGCCCCGGTGGCTCGTTCATCTTCGCCGGCCCGTCCGGCGTCGGTAAGACCGAGCTGTCCAAGACGCTCGCCGAATTCCTCTTCGGCGACGAGGACGCGCTGATCTCCCTCGACATGTCGGAGTTCAGCGAGAAGCACACGGTTTCCCGTCTCTTCGGTTCGCCCCCCGGTTACGTGGGCTACGAGGAGGGCGGCCAGCTCACCGAGAAGGTCCGCAGGAAGCCGTTCTCCGTCGTTCTCTTCGACGAGGTCGAGAAGGCCCACCCCGATATCTTCAATTCCCTGCTCCAGGTTCTGGAGGACGGTCGCCTGACCGACTCCCAGGGCCGGGTCGTGGACTTCAAGAACACGGTCATCATCATGACGACCAACCTCGGGACCCGGGACATCTCCAAGGGGTTCAACCTGGGCTTCGCCGCCCAGGGCGACACCAAGTCGAACTACGAGCGGATGAAGAACAAGGTCAACGAAGAGCTCAAGCAGCACTTCAGGCCCGAGTTCCTCAACCGTGTCGACGACACGATCGTCTTCCACCAGCTCACCGAGGAAGACATCATCCAGATCGTCGACCTTGAGGTCGCCAAGGTGGACGAGCGTCTGAAGGACCGGGACATGGGCCTTGAGCTCAGCCCGGCCGCGAAGTCGCTCCTCGCCAAGAAGGGTTACGACCCCGTGCTGGGCGCCCGGCCGCTGCGCCGGACCATCCAGCGCGAGATCGAGGACTCGCTCTCCGAGAAGATCCTCTTCGGGGAGCTGCGCCCCGGCCACATCGTGGTCGTGGGAGCCGAGGGCGAGGGCGAGGCGGAGAAGTTCACCTTCCGTGGCGAGGAGAAGTCGGCCCTGCCGGACGCTCCTCCGATCGAGCAGGCGGCCGGCGGTGCCGGACCGAACCTGACCAAGGAAGCGTGA
- a CDS encoding alpha/beta fold hydrolase, with product MPYFTTPTDDSRLHYIDHGPRNGPTTVFLSSNYLGSEMWERQTVPLAEAGHRCVGIDRRGHGRSDDVWDGFDLDTLAADVAALLDLLDLREVTLVGHSMGGVEAVRYLTRYGGRGRVARLALVASIAPGLAASATNPDGMTPAELRASSDWFRRDRLDFFESGADSFFASHLPGNEVSPAYVRHMVGRCAVSTLRAGLAMQDIGASVDLTPELPEIGLPALVLHGTHDTSAPIEFTGRRSAELLPDAALRVYENGGHGMFATHAARLTADLRSFADGVLPA from the coding sequence ATGCCGTACTTCACCACGCCGACCGACGACAGCCGGCTGCACTACATCGACCACGGACCGCGGAACGGCCCCACGACCGTCTTTCTGAGCAGCAACTACCTCGGCTCCGAGATGTGGGAGCGGCAGACCGTCCCGCTGGCCGAGGCCGGCCACCGCTGCGTCGGCATCGACCGGCGCGGGCACGGCCGCTCGGACGACGTCTGGGACGGCTTCGACCTGGACACGCTCGCCGCGGACGTCGCCGCCCTGCTGGACCTGCTCGATCTGCGGGAGGTCACCCTGGTCGGCCACTCCATGGGCGGCGTCGAAGCGGTCCGCTACCTCACCCGGTACGGCGGGCGCGGGCGGGTGGCCAGGCTGGCACTGGTGGCGAGCATCGCCCCCGGATTGGCCGCATCGGCCACCAACCCCGACGGGATGACACCCGCCGAGCTACGGGCGTCGAGCGACTGGTTCCGCCGGGACAGGCTGGACTTCTTCGAGAGCGGCGCCGACTCCTTCTTCGCCTCCCACCTCCCCGGCAACGAGGTCTCCCCCGCGTACGTGCGGCACATGGTGGGACGCTGCGCCGTCTCCACCCTGCGGGCCGGGCTCGCGATGCAGGACATCGGAGCGAGCGTCGATCTGACGCCGGAGCTCCCGGAGATCGGCCTGCCGGCCCTGGTCCTGCACGGCACGCACGACACCTCGGCGCCGATCGAATTCACCGGGCGCAGGTCGGCGGAGCTGCTGCCCGACGCGGCCCTGCGGGTGTACGAGAACGGCGGCCACGGCATGTTCGCCACGCACGCCGCCCGGCTGACCGCCGACCTGCGGTCGTTCGCCGACGGGGTACTGCCGGCCTGA